The sequence TTTCCAATTTGCAACTACTGTTCCACATAGTTTGTTATCTAGCAGGACTCACAGGTTTGTATTAAGAGCGAAAGATATATctatatagatatatacaaattaaagcAGCTCTTTTCTATCCCCATTTACACCATTTTCTTCTAAAAATTCTCACCCAGATTAGTTTTCTTTCACCcacattattttaaattttgattattcattcttttcttttcccgtTTACATAATTTTCTCCTAAATTCTCTCATCGAGATTAGTTTTCTCACCgacattatttttgaattatgaattttcattcttttatctCCCCATTTACATAATTTTCTCCTAATTCTCTCACCTAGATCAATTTCCTTTCaccaacataatttttgaattttgaattgtcGTCATTACCCTCCCAATtgtgctattaaaattttaggtAACCGCCAAAAACATGTTGAAATTaacttcatattattttttttctttgtattctataacatttttattttttttccatgaaTTTCAATATACATATGCAGTTTCAACTAGCtaatacaaatttttatttatattatatatacatatacaactaaaaataacaacaaaaagaacCTATACTTATACAAATTACagctaatattttttcttacttACATATAGATTTCACATATACAATTATACAAAGaacacatacatatacaaattacaaCTATATGTACATATACAATGGACATGTCTAACAAAaaaacacatatacatatacaaatatcatctaatatacaaacacaattatcataattaaagaCCAACATGattgtatacatatacaaatatataaaaagtgaaacattttatatacaaattatccaattgtataaataaatttatacaaaactgatcaatttatatataaattggaTATATATAGCGAAGTATACAAATCAGAAGCTAATaatgcaattatgcaaactataattataacatataaatataatttttgtatttgctTAACCTAAACTTTACTAATGAATAGTGTAGTTGTGAGCTAGGCGAGTTCTAGTTTAGAAATAGAGAAatgtgataaaaattaaaatagaccttCAACTATAGATACAGTAAATTTCTACGTAGGAAATATGAAATTGTGACGAAATTGAAACTTACAACATCTAAAGAAAAATCCACTATTCTGCCACTGTTAATTAGGAGAAATCTCTATTTTACAATTatagaatttgtataaaataattaacacttatatattatatatttttttctccgtttaaatttatttaatttactctTCTTTTAATTTGCTTAAAAAAAGAATAGCCTTTCCATTTTTagcaatttattaattttaattttttcacgtGAAATGTTTAAGGTCacgatattaaaaatattttgatacatttgacaaatttttaattttaaaccataaaattcaaaagtcttattttactttcttaaactctatttcaagtaaaaaaaacaGGTCACTCAATTTGAAACAAAAAGAGTACATacacactttttaaaaataattaactttgaAATACACGTTGCGTACCTAGCAACTAGTATAGACACATATAGTTAATCGGTCATATTATATCTACTTTGGTAATTTCCTATAATCGGTCATATTATATCTACTTTGGTAATTTCCTATGGTTGTGTACACAATTCATGAAACTTTGACCAAAATAAGTCATTCTATAAATCAATGTACCAAAAtagtatgtttttaatttttttttttcaaaattagtataaacgtggttcacagtaacgttttatgctttattttattttaaaaaatttaatggaaaaaaaagtaaaagtttaGGGAGCAAACAGAAATAAAACGTTATTGACAATAACGTTTTATACTTCGTTATCTAGAATCACGTTTTATACTTCGTTATCTAGAATCACGTTTTAGAGCTAAAACGTTACTCAAAgtaatgtttttatattttagtattgtAGAAACGTTTTATCCAGTCACGGGCTCTGCAATTAAAGAATCGAATTCTGTATTTTACAGATTATAAAACGTAACTGATAATCAcgtttattatatataaaacgtAACTGTCAATAACGTTTTGTGTATATTTAATCACGGGGCATcggattaagaataaaaaaatcctGCTACATTGGAATCTTACATATCATAAAACGTTATCGCTGATCACATTTCTACATTAAATCGTGACTATCAATTACGACACTATGTTAAagtcaattttttcattttttttactgaCGACAAATGGTTATAAAATGAACCTTGTTGAAAATAATGTTCTAAACACTCCAAATTCCAAATTTTGTTTGTGTAGCCCAATTTTGAAACAATATTTACAAAGGTATGAATTAAATAAGTCAAGTCAATGTATCatattgtgttattatttttaccatagctttcaaatatttttctaatttattactTAGAAAGATgacttatttttatgtgtagGAATAAAAATGGCAAATTTTGAACATAATGTGATGGTTGCTTTGTACTGGGGTGGCGAAATAATTACTGAAATGAACGGATGCAGGTATACTGAATGTGCTAGAATGATTATTAACATGTATACTTCAATGAAGtatgttgaattggttgaattATTGCATGAGAAAATGGGTACAACTAGTGAAAATATTCAAATGGATATTTCGGGAAAATATCCTTGTTTGATTCAAGGTAACCATACAAGGTTCATTGAGTTTAAAATTGATGATGATCAATCTTTGCTACAATTTTTTGTTATACCTCAAAACTTTGCGGATAAGATTGACATAAATGTTTTGGAAATGTATGTAAAGACCAAATCAACAAATcaaaatgatatatttcaaattagtGGTCAACATGGTTATCACATGAATTTATTGTCTCAAAATTATGGATTTGCCACGGTTAGTCAACCTCATTATGCAGAGCCGATTGCTCAACCaccatttcaacaattgttaaTGCATGACCAAGGATCATTTGGCGAAGGTTCAAGTAGCCAAAGACATGTTGACAATAGTTCGAGAAAATATGAGGGCAGgtaaaacaacaaatttatgttttaatgaattttaatataattagttgataacacaATTTTACtcattataaatatacatatatagatagatagtgatattttttgtgattaatTACCTTAACTTTTTTAAGGAATAACCTTATGGAGAATAAATTACTGATTTTAAAACAAGCTTCTATGTatcataattttctaaaatttaattgaatttctttttccacAGAGAAAATGAGAACAATGTTGATCCATATAGTGATGTAAATGCTGAAATTAGTGAAGAAAGTTCGGAGGAAGATGAACCTTCAAAAGATGATGGTGAAAGTGAATCAGATGAAGATATCAATAATGCTAgagatttttctcaaaatgacATTGGTATAAATCTTcctaatcaatttgaaaaggaTGTGTCTGAAGTGCAAAATGATGTACcctattttagaaaattagataACGAGGAAGACATTTTCATGTGTACATGTGAATCTGAGATGGAGTATTGTTCCGTCTGGTCTGAAGATGGCACAAAAGATTTGAAAAAAGGTATGTTTTTTAATagtaaagaaaaactaaaacgaGCTGTGAcaatttggagtttgaaaaaaaataaagaatacaaGGTGGTGACAtcaaacaagagtttatgggtTGCAAGATGCAAGTTTCATACTTCATTAGGTTGCTTGTGTTTTCTCCAAGGACGAAAGGTTGGAGATAACCTTTggaaaataggaaaatatattgaaaatcatAGATGTGAGACTGAGGGGCTTTCTAGAGGTCATGCCAATCTAAATACCAATTTAATTGCATCTTTGATtcttaatcaaattaaaaaaaattcgaaGGTTTTGGTGGTAGATGTCATTTCCAAGGTTCACGAAAAATTTGGTCATCAAATAACATACAGAAAAGCGTGGCTTGGACGTCAACGCGCATTTGAATTGGTGTATGGTGACTTTAAGAAATCATTTAGTGACCTACCCAAATTTTTTGCAGCTTTTCAACACTTTAACCATGGAACAATTGTGGAATGGAAACACGAAGAGTCTATGAGTTCATTAGAggtaaaaacttttaaatatgtattttggaCTTTCAAGTCATGCATTGATGGATTTCAAACATGTCGCCTTGTTATTTCAGTAGATGGAACTCATATGTATGGAAAATATGAGATTAAATTATTGATTGCTGTTGGAATTGATGGAAATGATAATATTCTTCCTCTAGCGTTTGCTATTGTAGACAAAGAATCGAAAGAAGCATGGAAATGGTTTTTTAAGAATTTGAGTGCACATGTCATAAAAGATAGAGAAGATATTTGTGTTATATCTGATAGAGCAAAAGGAATATTGACAAGTTTGCAGGAGTTGCGGCGATTTCAGGAGCCTCGAGTCTTCCATCGATATTGTATAAGGCATCTTAAGAGTAATTTTTAATCTCGATTTCCAAACAAGGATCTTAGTAGGCTGATGTGGAGGACTGCTTCAACCCATCAAGTAAGAAAATTTGAGTCCTTGATTTGGCAAATtagagaagaaaatgaagatgCATATGAATATCTCATGGAAATCCCCTTGGAGAAATGGACGGTTAGTCATGATGGTGGTAAAAGATGGGGAGTGTTGACAACAAATCTTTCAGAGTCGTTCAATGGAGTGTTGAAAAAAGCACGTGGCTTGCCGGTCACTTCTATGGTCAGACTTTCATTAGAGCAAACTGTTGAACGATACACTCGTAGGTCTAAAAAAGCGCAACAACTCCTAGAACAAGATGAATTGTGGACCGAAAGGTTCAAAATGAAGTGGGAGAAGAACTATGAAAGTTCAAAAAGGCACTTTGTTTTTGATTGAAATATATCCACAGGGGTATATGAGGTTAGATCTATTCAAGTTGATGGTACTGGTGGTAATCCTCATTGTGTTTCActgaatgaaagaaaatgtgATTGTGGAAAATGGGTTAATTTGCATTTCCCATGTTCACATGTCATGAAGGTTACTGATAGAATGGGAGAGATAGCTAGAAACTTTGTTAGTGAACATTTCACTGTAGAGAATTATGTTACAACATATTCTGGGTCCTTCTCACCGGTTGGCCATAAGGCGTATTGGCCATCTCCTAATTTTAGAATGGAAAGTAATGAATTCTATCGTCGTCTCAATCGATCAAGGAACAGTAGAATACCCAATTAGATGGATCGTGGTGCTGCTGTATATGAGCGAGCTTGTGGATTATGTAGACAAACCGGACATGATAGGCGTCGATGTCCAGATCGTAATTAAAATTAAGTGGACAATTATTGATTAGTTTAATTGTGTTAATTCCAAATGTTGGTCAATGTctagttttgataattttctttcAGTTAGCTACTGTAATgtaattcaaataataattaattttttgccTTTTGTTGTTTAGTTTGGAGCTTATGCAGTTGTAATATCATCAAAGTGTTGCTTAGGTAGACAGAAACACAAGAATTGAGAAATAGAAGTACATAAGCTTTAAAAGACCACCAGATGTGTCTGCCAATAGTAAACCAGCAATCATCCAAAACATATAACACCTAGCTTTCTCATTGACCATATCCTGTGTTGCCAAGTCGGGTAATCGTGGTTGAAGTCGCAAGTGTGCATTAAGCGCAGAAACCTTGAGACTACTATGTTTAAAGTCTTGAGGTTGTGGACTAAAACCTAATAATCTTTGACAAATATTTTGCCAATCCACTACAGACCTCTGTGGCTCATACCCAACTACCGCATTACCTTTCACGGGTAAGCCATACAATATCTCCACGTCCTGTAATGTGATCGTACTCTCACCCGTCCTAAAGTGGAATGTATGAGTCTCAGGCCGCCATCTCTCAACTAGTGCGGTGATTAAGCTACGATCAATAACAGGCCTATGAGACCTATAAACACCATATAATCCAGATAGTTTAATCATATCTAAGACTCGTGGATGAATGGGATGTTCATTTACTAGGTCCCAAAACTTCCCATCACATTTCCTTGTGttcaaaatcatattatcattccCTATCCATATATCTCGTGACCTATGAGTTAGTTGTCCAGTTAATACAGACAGATCAAGTGGACCGGGATCCAATTGGTATGCATTATTAGCAGCCATAAAATAAATACCTATACAGAAGTAAGAATACAACGTAATTTAGAAGCTTTCCTCAATCTACTATATGTAGCATGCTGCACTAGCTAGGTTGTTTACAGCAGCAAAATCCAAATATTTTGGTATGACATTAAATTGATCAACCACTAGGTTGCTTCTTGATGAGTATAATTAGCTTTTGGACCACTGTAAAATTAAAGatgagttttaattttttactacAGCTGTTGTCATTCAACTTTAATGCTTTTTATCATTAGTTTTGATTGGAAGTATGAATAACAACAGCTATAGCAGTTGTGACAGTATATACATATAGCAACCTACAAGAATCACAATTCAGAGACCGACAAATATTTCAAACCATACATTATTTACTCTAATTTTTATGACCAGACAGCCCCCTACACATGCACACtccacaaaataattaatacgATCCGTCTGTCTCATTTTACTTGATCACTATAAGTGTTTGTTCTAACAAATCAATCCGTTATAAAGTCTTGCTTAtgttttaaattgatatttatttttaaacagcTCATAATGTGCAAGAGCTGTTAAATAGATAAAGAAAGACATCTTTATTTGTCTTTTTACTTTAATTAGCAGAAACatatttttcttgcattttccttaattagCATGAAGTCAAAATATAATACTTTCGAATATCAAAATCAGTTTAAAACTTTAGTGTTTGAAGTAATATATAGTGGTTGTAAATTATGTTTACATGACAGAAACAATCAAAAGCACAACAATTTACTGCTTTCACTTACCAAAGATTTGGTAAGAGTGGCAGGGGTTAACCTACATCAACAGAttaaaatctgaatttttgaCCAAAATAAGTCATTCTATAAATCAATTCACCAAAGGAAAATAACAAATTCATCAACTATAAGATAAACTATATCAATGTATAACAAAATTACCTGAATCACAAAAAGAACTCTTCTttatcaaagtttttttttaccttttttaagCAAATCTGCAGAAGTTTTCAAAGTTTTGAAATTTCACCTCCAATCTGCAGTGTGTTTAAACTACAATACTCGATCAACACTCTCAAATCTCTTGTATAGAGCAAAACGATTTCAAATTGAATAAAGATTAAGCATCAACTATGGAAGAGCAAGAAGATGGTGGTCTTCAAAATTCGTGCACTCTTCAGATACAGTATTCATCAACTTCATTGTGCCTTTGGAGCGAGATTTGATGCTAGTTCTCTTCATCCCCTGTAACTTGAAGGTAGGTTTGGAGAATGAAGTGGGTTTTCTTAGAGGGTTTTCTTCCCCAATTTTATATAACTAAATTGGGGTTTTTTTGTTCTAGTGCAGGCATAAATTATATATGCTTAAAACGTTATTCCCAATAACGTATTAGAGTTAAAACGTAATTTCCAGTTacgtattattattaaattatatatgcttAAAACGTTATTCCCAATAACGTATTAGAGTTAAAACGTAATTTCCAGTTACGTATTATTATTTAACGTCGTTAGCAGTCCGTCCCTTTTCtcgttaaattttttaaaataaaataatttttttaaaaataaataaagtataaaacgttactgtgaaccgcgtttatactagttttgtaaacaaaattaaaaacatactaTTTTGGTAAATTGATTTATAGAATGACttattttggtcaaaatttCCACAATTCATACTTCgattaaattcaaattgtgtATTGCATGGTCTATTTAGGGGTGACGCTCTCAATAAAAATTTCTCCATACCCAATATACTCAAACCCAAAACGACCTTTGATTAAGAGTAAACAATGCCACCACCGCTACACCTGTGGTTGGGTGTGATGAAGGTGCATTAATAGAAGTAACAAGTTTCCTCTGCATCTGCTTGGCAGTTTCGGAGAAAAAAGGAACGCATCTTGTTCTTGAAAAATGTTTCAAAGTCACGTTGTCCACacaatacttaacttattttcCTTAAGTGGTATAGTAGTATTACGTAATAATATTCTTGCCATATATAATTAGAACTTTGACCTTCCTATAATTAAACACGGCATGTTATATATTGTTTGACACTCTagctagtatatatatatatgacatgcCAAATGACAAAAAACTGAAAAgtgaaatacaaaattttaattagaaggaaattaattaaagatagaATTATATATGGCTGATTATTCTTCTTGTTCAACAGAAAATAGAAATTTGTTTACTCCTTGTGCTGCGTGTAAATGTCTACGTCGCCGATGTTTGGAAGATTGCCTGTTAAAGCCTTACTTTCCACCAAATGAGCCCATGAAATTCATCGTCGctcataaaatatttggagcaaGCAACATCATCAAGGTGCTGCAGGTAAATACTAGTATAAATTCATTATGCTTCTTGTACCCATATTGGTTGGTGAACACAAATATTGAAAAACATggaaagaataaaagaaatttgaaaCTAGCTAGTTAGCAGTAATTAATGTTGGggaaaatactaaaaatattgatattagattgaaattataaAGTAGTAAAGAGCTtatctaaaaaattatgttgtggTAAGCCACTGCCTTGAAAGCGAAATTGGAGTTCGACTCCGGTGCAAATCGCTGCAGCCGATCGCTCCCCAAGGTTTCACAGTTACTCTCAAACATGTGCACTCGTGGCTAAGAATTTGGAGGTTGCTCAAAACcaattgtcaaaaaaaatattctaaggaTAAGAAGAGgtagaaaaatgtttttctcttctttttatttatgttggtAGTGTATTTAATATGTTCCCCAAAGCCTCTTCTTATATAGGATTGCCAGAGAAGGAGTTGAAAAATAGAAGAGTTTAATTTTCTGATACGTACTGCCAAGGTTAATGGCATTAAAGGCCATTACATcactttgatttttaaaaaaatgtatcttCTCATTTGAAACATAATTTGCATTTATCTTGTTATAttacatttaattaataaaattagagTAATTAACTCAACATTAATCAACTTAACAATTAAGACCAATCCTGCATCTGTTCCTTAGCCAAAAAAAGGTATTAGCCAAAACTAGCTAGCAATAcacttttcttgtttttttcttttcttaggGTGCTGAGTAGATCCCTCTCGTCGCACTCTCACAAACACaaggaaaatacaaaaaaaaaatgaaaaagaaagatcacCTCatattaactttaatttattcaattttcacTTCAAAGATTAGCTATATTGATTCttggaaaatgaaaagtatTATTTCCTTTCTCTCAACTTATATAATGTAGTTcgaaaaagcataaaaatatcTCTAAACTACaagaaaaaatctaaaaataccTTTCATTCATCTTTTGATCTAAAAATACCTATCTACTCATTTTTTTGGTCTAATACTACCCTTCCATCCACTTTTTTTTGCTCACTTATAACCTTGCAACTAACAACCCTctcttttttagaaaatatttattatgtgtcATTTCttattggatgaaataaaaatccacCTCTTTTCaagatccaaaaaaaaatatttttttaattatagtaATTTCTTTAAATCTATTTAGATTAAAGAGATGAATATAAGGGTATTTTTAGACCAAAAGATGGATAAAGGGTATTTTTAGacctttttttatatttcagcAATAGTTTTGGCCCTTTCCGAATGTAGTTTAGGTGCAACGcaaagaaataatgaaagaaaaaaggaaatacgtctaaaatatttgtgtaactacaaataatttcattaacGTCGAACTAAAATAGAAAGTAAATAACAAACTATATGTCATATGTGGTTTCAGGATCTTCCAGCAACACAACGAGGAGATGCAGTTAATAGCCTTGTTTATGAAGCAAATGCAAGGATGAGAGATCCAATATATGGGAGTGCTGGTGTAATTTCCCATCTTCATGACCAAATGACTAAACTCCAAGCACAAGTTGCTCTGGCTCAAGCTCAAATCTCTAATTTACAATCTCAAAATGCTAATTTGATGACTTTAATACCCTACCAACAATCATTATCAGATCACCATTatacatttcaaaattcaaCCCCTTTGTCATATGATAATAATACTGATATTTGGCATCTAGGTGACAcaacttggaactctttctGGTCATGATGACAagatatattcattattttctaattGGGGTACATAATATTTGAAAGGATTGTGATGAGATGGAAAATTAAACTCTCATCAACAATCTTTTTTAATGTATGttacatcattttttatttattttatagatGATACTACATTTAATTACAAATATTCCAATTATTACCGTGAGAAaataaatgatgtttcttatttCAGATAATGtcacaaaaaaaaagtgatatgCTTACTATTTCTCTTCTTCCATTTAATTTAGCTGATCATTAATTCTTAGTTTGTAATGTTTGACTAGCACTCTTCTCAACTATTAGTCCTCTTGTATTTCGATTTATACAAACGTGTTTCACTAAGTACGaaactaaaagtaaaaaaaagaattttaaaatttatgatctaaTATAAGAGATAGATATTtttgtgattataaattatctCGTTAAAAGTGAAATGAGAAGTGTTAAAGAAGATTTTATGAATACTAGAGTGGTTGAGTGTAATAAACTCAAAACATTCGTAAACACTATAATTAATTACCCCTCACCAGGAATCTCCCTCAAAACTCAAGCcctagacttttttttttcttcccttaaaaaaataaataaataaaaaattcaaacctaatatatttatattgtcggaaaaacatcaaaaaaattaacatagcCAAAGTATTATAAAGGTAGTTTTCCGAAGAAGAAATTTCTGACATTGGCTTCGTAATTATCTTAACTTTATTGTTATTTCGGATTTGGACAACTTTTACCTTATTCCCATGTTGCAAGTATTGTaggaaattttaagaaaaatacttaATAACAAACTTATAAAGAATTATCATAGCTTATTGAGGTTTATTAAACACATTGTCCTAAACAAAAAGGCCctcttttatgaaattattaagAACAGAAAACTAACaatgatttaataaaataaaaaatctagcATAATAGAATATATAAAGGAGAAATTTCTCTTCATGCATCTTCTTGCTTCTTACCAAAAGTTGAGTCGAAGGAAATTTTACATGGAGATAATGTTTAGATAGAAAGAGTAACATCTCAATTATTAAGCATTATCAAAGCATTAAAGGCTTTTCAATGTATATTGTATGTATTTTCTCCGtgcatttttactttttttgtgtttatgttggcacatttaaaaaaaatatatataggaataattttactatatcacacttattaattataaattatttaaatattaaaataaataatattttacaataagattaaaataaacagaaaataatacattattttttaatttttaaaactaaacaaataaaattggacaattatctttaatatattgaacaaataaaaatagactaaAGGAGTAGTAAATTGTAGATACTAAAACCGGTAATTATTATAAGAATTCAAAAAGTTTTAATGGTTAATCTAACTTAATTGCTATTGAGGGGCTAAAACTAtgggataatttttttttaaagaaaataaaggtgTTTGGGGAATTAATAAAACAGCTTTTAAATGAAAGTAGAAGTAGTTTTTTTATTGTTGGAAAGAAACTTAAAATTTCGGCTTCTTAAAAAAAGGCAGAAGCAGAAGctggaaattatttttttttgaagaccAGAATATCCCTtacttatatacatattaaCCAATATATCCCTTATTAATTAGCTAACTTAACTAATATGTTTGGTTAAATTTCATTTaagaattgaattttttatattaatttcattattttattttacagaATTAGCAAATATGGTAATAGAATATTTTTGTAGGATTAGAAAAGAAATAACAACAATGTTTTTGCACGGTTATATcaatatttagtttatttttatttatgtatgtataatattgattcaaaaatttaatatgtacattttaatttaat comes from Solanum pennellii chromosome 1, SPENNV200 and encodes:
- the LOC107021288 gene encoding LOB domain-containing protein 1-like, with amino-acid sequence MADYSSCSTENRNLFTPCAACKCLRRRCLEDCLLKPYFPPNEPMKFIVAHKIFGASNIIKVLQDLPATQRGDAVNSLVYEANARMRDPIYGSAGVISHLHDQMTKLQAQVALAQAQISNLQSQNANLMTLIPYQQSLSDHHYTFQNSTPLSYDNNTDIWHLGDTTWNSFWS